One Longimicrobium sp. genomic window, GAGGTAGGCCTGGTGCGGGAGGAAGCCGTAGCGGGGGTCGACGGCGAGCTTGTGGATCTTCTCGGGCTCGGTGGCGGCCACCTCCTCGATGTCGATGCCGCCGGCGGCCGAGACCATCCACACCGGCGCCTTGCTCGCGCGGTCCATGATGAGGCCGACGTAGGCCTCGCTGGCGATGTCTTCCGCGGGGGCGATCAGCACCTTGTTGACGGTGAGCCCCTTGATCTGCATCCCCAGGATCTGCCCGGCCTTCTCGCGGGTCTCCTCGGGGGTCTTCGCCAGCTTGACGCCGCCGGCCTTGCCGCGGCCGCCCGCGTGCACCTGCGCCTTGATGACGACCGTGCCGCCGAAGCGCCGGGCGATCGTCTCGGCCTCTTCGGGCGTGGTGGCCACTTCGCCCATCGGGACCGGGATCCCGGCGGCGACGAGCAGCTCTTTGGCCTGGTATTCGTGGATGTTCACGCGTGGTTGCGTCCGCGTTGAAAGATGAAAGTTCCCAGTGCCCAGTCCCCAGTACCCAGGAACGGCAACAACGCCGCCGTTCCTGGGCACCTGGCACTGGGCACTAGGCACTGACGATTTCCGTCCCCGCCTCCCCCGCCACCGCCTCGCGCCCCTGGTCCAGCCGCGCGATGACGGCGCGCCCGCCCCCGGCGCGCACGAAGCCGGCGGCGGCCTCCACCTTGGGCGCCATGCTCCCTTCGCCGAGCTGGCCCGTGCGCAGCAGCTCGCCGGCCTCGTCCACCGTGAGCCGGTCGAGCGGGCGCTGCGTCTGCTTCCCGTAGTCCAGGTAGACGCGGTCGACGTCGGTGAGGATCACCAGCACGTCGGCGCCGATGTCGCGGGCCAGGATGGCGGCGGCGCGGTCCTTGTCGACCACCGCGTCGATCCCCTCCAGCCCCCACCGGGAGTGCACGTAGACGGGGCAGCCGCCGCCGCCCGCCGCGATCACCAGGTGCCCCTCGGCCACCAGCGAGCGGATCATCGGCCGCTCCACGATCTCCAGCGGGATCGGGCTCGCGACCACGCGCCGCCAGCCGCCCTTCACCTCCACCACGTCGCCGCCCATCTCGGCGGCCAGGGCGCGGGCGGTCTCCTCGTCCATGGTGCGGCCGATCGGCTTGGTGGGCCGCTCCAGCTCGGGGTCGTGCTCGTCCACCCGCACCTGGGTGACCAGCGTCACCACCTGCCGCTTCACGCCGGCCCGCTCCAGCGCGTTCTGCAGCGACTGCTGGATCATGTAGCCGATCCACCCCTCGGTGGCGGCCACCAGCACCCCCAGCGGGAGCGGGGGGACCACGTCGCGCGCCAGCTCATTGCGGATCAGCGCGTTGCCCACCTGCGGCCCGTTGCCGTGCACGATGGCGATGCGCCACCCCTCGCGGGCCAGCTCCACCACGGCGCCCAGCGACTCGCGCGTGTGGCGGAACTGCTGGGTGATGGTCCCTTCTTCGCCCGGCTGCGCCAGCGCGTTGCCGCCCAGCGCCACCACGATGGTTCGCTCTTCCGGCACGGACCCCCTGAAAACAAGGGCGACATGATAGCCGGCCCCCCACCCGGGAGCAAGCTGCGGAGACGGAACTGCTTACGGCCGTGCTGCGCCTTACGTCCCGGTCGGAAGGCAAGGGGCGCGCCGGGGGGCTCGCAGCCGGTTGGGCCGGCTTCGGCGCGGCCGCGGGGAGCCCCCGCCCTGGCGCCTGACGCGCCTGTCTCTCCCCCGAACTTCAGGGGAGGGACTTCGGCGTTGCGCACGACGGGCACCAGGCGGGTCGAGCTCGTCAGGCGAGGTCGTCGTCCACCTCGTCGTCTCCACCGCGGAGGCGGCGGAGCTCGCCGGCCAGGAGGCGCGCTTCGTCCTCCCTGCCGCGGGGGACGGGGACGCGCAGGTAGTCGTCGACCATCACCTCGTCGCGGCTGGGGCCGCGGCGCGTCCACTGGCGCAGGGTGAGCCGCAGCACCGGCGGGCTTTCGTCTTCCAGGTAGCGCACGCCCGCCAGCCAGACGCGCTCGTCGTTCAGCACGTGCTCACGGCCATTGATCATCACCGACTCGCGCGTGAGCACCACCTCGCCCGCAGGAACCGACGCGTCGGCGCGATAGTCCGCGTGCGCCGTCCACCAGGCGAGGCCCCCCACCAGCGCGCCGACGGCGGCGCCGATGGCGAGGGCCAGGAGCCAGCCCGCGCCCCAGAACTTCGAGCCGAGCGTCGCGAAGACCAGGAACGCCGCGCCGAGCTCCAGCGCGTGCCGCTTCTCCAGGCGCAGCTCGCGCGCCGCGTACGCCGCCCACTCGTCGGGGGCGAGCGTCCAGCGCGCCAGCACCTCCGGCGGGCCGGGCGGCGGCGGCTCGGCCGGGAGCCCCGCGGCCAGGCGCCGGGCGCGGACGGCGGCGTGCCGCTCCTCGTCCTCCCGCTCGTAGTCCCGCTTCAGGCGGCGGTAGATCCACACGGCGGGCGCGAAGAACGCCGCGGCCACGGCGAAGGTGGCCGCGATCTGCCCGCCGCTCATCCCCGGCGGCTGCGTGTCGACCAGCTCCCACACGCCCAGGAACGCGGCGACGACGCCGCACCAGAACAACACCAGCGCCGCGACGACCGCGAGCAGGCTCCACCCCCGGGACACGGCCGCTCCCCGCTAGACGGATTTCGGCGCGTGCGCGAGCAGCCGTTCGTGCTCGAAGGCGGCCGCCAGGGCGCGCGCCTCGTCCTCGCGGCCGCGGGGGACGGGGACGCGGTACTGCTCGTTGGTCCGGCCGGAGCGCGTGGGCCAGGTGACCGTGAACTCCAGGATCGGCGGGCGCTCGTCTTCCAGGTAGCGCACGCCGCCGAAGGTGAAGTTCTCGTCCTGCAGCACGTGGTAGCGCCCGTTCATCAGGATGGCGTTGGGGGAGATGATCACGTCGCCGCGCGGGGCGGCCAGGTTCGACCGGTGCGCGGAGCGGGCCACCAGCCAGCGCCCGACGCCGATCGCCGCGCCGATCACCAGCGACACGCCGAAGGCCAGCGCCCAGTCCCCTTCCGTCCACCCCAGGAGCAGCGTGCCGAGCGCCACGACGCCCAGGCCCACCCACGCGGCCTCGCGGCGGCGGAAGGCGACCTCGCGCGCCGCGTACGCCGTCCACTCGCCGGGCTCGTACGTCCAGTGCGCCAGCACTGGGGCGGGCAGGCCGGTGGTGTCGCCGGGCACCGCGCTCACGGCGCCCAGCATGGCGCGGGTGTTCTCCGCCTCGGCGCGCACGGCCCGCCGCCAGCGGGCGATCCCCGTGACGCCGCCGTAGACCATCAGCACCCCCGAGAGGCCCAGGAGCGCGAACACCCACCAGATCTCGCTGTCGGCGAAGGCGCCCGCGGCGCCCAGCGCCAGCGCCAGCACGCCGAACCAGATGATAACGACCGACACTGCGACGTTCAGGGGATTGGAGGAGGTCGGCATCGTCGGGGAGGATCGAGGGAGAGAGGAAGCCGGGGCCCGCGCGCGCCTCACTGGAACGGCGGGTTGCCGATGCGGCGGGCGACGAAGCGGAAGGTGCCGACGAGCAGGGTGTCTTCCACGCGGTCGACCTTCAGGGCGCCGTCGTAGGCGTCGAGGTGCGCGCCGCGCCGCCCCTGGCTCCCGGTCTCCGGCTCCCAGAGCGTGGCGCCGATGAAGGGCGGCCCGGCCGGCTCGCCGTCGCTCGCGAGCATGGGGTAGGTGGCCGGGGTGAGCGGCCGGTGCCGGGGGTGCTTCGCGGTTATGAGGAGCGAGATGTCGTTGTAGCGCTCGTGCTGGCACCAGATCGTCCACTCGTGCCAGCCGATGTTGCGCCCGCCAGACGCCGTGTCCCACCTTACCTTCGCGAGCCCGCGCACGGTGTCGCCCAGGACCGGCCTGCCGTCGACCGCGACCGTGCACGTGCCGTCCGCGCGGAACTCGCCCGTGACCTGGAAGCGGTCGTTGCGCCACTCCGGCGGGTCGGCGCAGGCGGCCAGGAGCGAGAGGAAGAGAACGGAGAAGGGGATGGCTCGCATGACGGGTCGGCGATCGTCTGTGCGGACGTTGTGCTAACGATCTGTCATGATCCTGGTGGAACGCTCGTAGGGTCGAGGCATGCCTCGACCGGAGGATGCCAGCTCAGGCGCCGCAGGCGGCCTCTTGCGCCGATGCCGCCCCCGCTCGGACTCGCATGCTCGCCCCTACGAAACACCCGCGGGCCCGGCCTTCCGCGCCGGAGGCCGGCCCCGCGCCAAACCAGCCTGCGCAGGCAGGCTTCTCGCCGTTGTTGCCGCGGGTTTACCCGCCTTTGGGCCGAAGCCGGCCCCCGTCAGTGCCCGACACTCGCGGCGCCGATGCCTTCCGTGCGGAGCCACCCCTCCATGGAGTCGCGGATCTCGCGGAGCCGCTCGGCGGTGCGCGCCTCGTAGCGGGCCACCAGCACGGGCTCGGTGTTCGACGCGCGGACGAGCCCCCAGCCGTCGCCGAAGAGCACGCGCGCGCCGTCGACGTCGATCACCTCGTGGCCCTGGCGGAAGTGCTCCACGGCGCGCTGCACGATCTCGAACTTGGTCTCCTCGCTGGCCGGGTAGCGCAGCTCCGCGGTGGAGACGAACTTCGGGAACTGGTCGATCCACGCCGCCAGCCCGCCCTCGCGGCGCGCGACGATGTCGATCAGCAGGCAGGCGCCGTAGAGCGCGTCGTCGAAGCCGTAGTAGTCGTCGCCGAACATGATGTGGCCCGACAGCTCGCCGGCCAGGAGCGCGTGCTCCTCCTTCATCCGCTTCTTGATCAGCGAGTGGCCGGTGGCGTTCATCACCGGCACGCCGCCGGCCTTCTCCAGCACCTCGGGGAGCTGCTGCGAGCACTTCACGTCGAAGATCACCTTCTGCCCCGCCCCGCGCCGCTCCAGCAGGTCCAGCCCGTAGAGGAGGAGGAGCGTGTCGCCGCGCACGATCTCGCCGCGGTCGTCCACGGCGCCGATGCGGTCGGCGTCGCCGTCGAAGGCCACGCCCAGGTCGGCCCCGGTCTCCTTCACCTTCGCGATGATGTCGACGAGGTTCTTGTCGACGACGGGATCGGGATGGTGATTCGGGAACGTCGGATCGCTCTCGCAGAAGAGGGGGATCACGTCGACATTCTCCCCCAGCGCCTCCAGCAGCCGCACGGCGACCACGGAGCCCGTCCCGTTGCCGCAGTCGACCACCACCTTCATCGGCCGCCGGATGGTGAACTTGGACGAGACGAAGTCCACGTACTCGTCGAGCACCTGGCGGTCGACGACGGCGCCCGAGCCGGACTCGAAGTCGGCCGCGTCGATCATGCGGCGCATCTCCTGGATGAGCCCCCCGTAGATGGGGCCGCCGGCCAGCGTCATCTTGAAGCCGTTGTACTGCGGCGGGTTGTGCGAGCCGGTGACCTGCAGGCCGCCGTCGTGCCCCCAGTGCGACACGGCGAAGGAGTGCGCGGGCGTGGGGACCAGGCCCACGTCGGTGACCTCGGCGCCGGCGGCCGTCATCCCGCGCCGGATGCCGTCGGCGAGCGACTCGGAGCTCGTGCGGTTGTCGCGCCCCAGCACCAGCGAGGGCCGGTCCTTCCCCAGCCGCCGGCGCGCGAAGGAGGCGAAGGCGCGGCCGACTCCCTCGGCCACCTCGGGCGTCAGGTCGGTGCCCACCACGCCGCGGATGTCGTACTGCCGGAAGATGTGCGGGTTGATCATGCGCGGATGTACGTCCCGTGAGAGTGCGAAGTGCGAAGTGCGAAGTGCGAAGTGCGAAGTGCTTAGTCCTTAGTCCTTAGTGTTTTAGTGACCGGGCCTCAGCCTGGTGGCGCGACGCGGTTCACTAAGCACTAAGGACTAAAACACTAAGGACTATCGGTTCACGAATTCTGCTCGAGCAGCACCGCGATCGCCTCGATCTCGACGGCGACGTCGCGCGGGAGCCGCGCCGCCTGCACGGTGGAGCGGGCCGGCTTGTGCTCGCCGAACCAGCGCCCGTACACCTCGTTCATCGCGGCGAAGTCGTTCATGTCGCGCAGGAACACCGTGGTCTTCACCACCGCCGAGAGGTCGGAGCCGGCGGCGCGCAGGATCGCCTGCAGGTTCTCCATCACCCGCTCGGTCTGCGCGGCCACGTCGCCCTCCACGATCTGCATGCTCGACGGGTGGAAGGCCACCTGGCCCGCGGTGAACACGAAGCCGTTCGCCACCACGGCTTGGCTGTACGGGCCGATGGCCGCGGGCGCTTCGTCGGTGTGGACGGTCTGGAGGTTCGGCATCTCAGTTCAGGTGCGAAGTGCGAAGTGCGAGGTGCGAAGTGCGTCAGCCTCCGCGGCGGTCCCCGGCCATCAGCCGTTGTTCCTGGGCACTGGGGACTGGGCACTATCCCCCTGTTCCCTGTCCCCTATTCCCCCGCCCGGCGGCCCTCCGGCAGCTCGGCGCGCAGCTCGTCGGGGGTGACCACGGCGACGCCGGGCTTGCCGACCTCGATGCCGGCGGCGAGGTTCGCCAGGAGGGCGGCTTCCTCGATGGTCGCTCCGGCGGCCA contains:
- a CDS encoding carbamate kinase — protein: MPEERTIVVALGGNALAQPGEEGTITQQFRHTRESLGAVVELAREGWRIAIVHGNGPQVGNALIRNELARDVVPPLPLGVLVAATEGWIGYMIQQSLQNALERAGVKRQVVTLVTQVRVDEHDPELERPTKPIGRTMDEETARALAAEMGGDVVEVKGGWRRVVASPIPLEIVERPMIRSLVAEGHLVIAAGGGGCPVYVHSRWGLEGIDAVVDKDRAAAILARDIGADVLVILTDVDRVYLDYGKQTQRPLDRLTVDEAGELLRTGQLGEGSMAPKVEAAAGFVRAGGGRAVIARLDQGREAVAGEAGTEIVSA
- a CDS encoding phosphomannomutase/phosphoglucomutase, which codes for MINPHIFRQYDIRGVVGTDLTPEVAEGVGRAFASFARRRLGKDRPSLVLGRDNRTSSESLADGIRRGMTAAGAEVTDVGLVPTPAHSFAVSHWGHDGGLQVTGSHNPPQYNGFKMTLAGGPIYGGLIQEMRRMIDAADFESGSGAVVDRQVLDEYVDFVSSKFTIRRPMKVVVDCGNGTGSVVAVRLLEALGENVDVIPLFCESDPTFPNHHPDPVVDKNLVDIIAKVKETGADLGVAFDGDADRIGAVDDRGEIVRGDTLLLLYGLDLLERRGAGQKVIFDVKCSQQLPEVLEKAGGVPVMNATGHSLIKKRMKEEHALLAGELSGHIMFGDDYYGFDDALYGACLLIDIVARREGGLAAWIDQFPKFVSTAELRYPASEETKFEIVQRAVEHFRQGHEVIDVDGARVLFGDGWGLVRASNTEPVLVARYEARTAERLREIRDSMEGWLRTEGIGAASVGH
- a CDS encoding RidA family protein, with protein sequence MPNLQTVHTDEAPAAIGPYSQAVVANGFVFTAGQVAFHPSSMQIVEGDVAAQTERVMENLQAILRAAGSDLSAVVKTTVFLRDMNDFAAMNEVYGRWFGEHKPARSTVQAARLPRDVAVEIEAIAVLLEQNS